GTAACTGTCCCTACAAAGTTAACAAAAACACCATCGACAATTTTTACACGATCGCCTACATTAAACTTATGGCGCTGGGTAACAGTTTGTTTTTTGTCTTCAAGATCTTTAAGAATCTCTTCAACCTCTTTTTCAGTTAAAGCTGTGGGTTGATCTCCACCTAAAAAATCTACAATACCAATTGTATTTTTTACATAACTCCAAGATTCATCCGTTAACGTCATCTTGATCAGTAAGTAACCGGGCCACAGCCGTTTTTCCACAACTTTTTGCAAACCGTTTTTCACTTCTGATACTTTCTCAATGGGTAAGACGACTCTTTCAATGAGCTCACTCATCCCTTTGTGTTCGCGATGCTCTTCAAGATTTTTTTTCGCTTTTTTTTCTTGCGAAGAGATTGCTTGAACGACATACCATTTATGCATTGTTTTACCGTAATCCTTGCCGGTTGAAATGTTTAATTTGACTTAGCGTTATCCTGCAATTAAATGCACAACATTTCCCAATCCCGCGAGAATAGTTTGAATGAAAACATCCATTATATAAATTCCGATCCCAAAAGCAAAAGTCGCTCCCACTACAATTTTTGCATAGGCGAGAAGTTCTTCCTGGCTCGTCCAGGTAATTTTCTGGAATTCTGCTTTGATATTTTCTAAAAACCCAAAATCTTTTTTAGTGGTAACAGAACTTTCTTTCGGAGAGACTTCAGACACCTGTTGCGTTTTTTTGACTTCCATGGCGTTCACATTTACCCCCGAAAAATTGTCGCTATGAATTGCTTAGTATACATTTTTGGACTGAGAAGAAACGAAGTGTACTAAAACTTAAAAATTAAATCAACCGATTTCTTCTAGGACTCTGTTTGCTTTATTTTACCCAGTTGATTCGAAACAAAAAAAACAAACGAGTGCGGAGGGACTCGAACCCCCGACCGGCGGCTTTGGAGACCGCAGCTCTACCAACTGAGCTACACACCCTTAAAGAAGACCACTCAGCGAATGGTCTCCTGTAAATTTACTCAGGAAATTAAAATGATTTCCAGTTGAATTACTTGATGATTTCGGAAACTGTTCCGGCACCGATTGTTCGGCCACCTTCACGAATCGCAAAACGCATCCCTTTTTCAACAGCCACTGGCTGAATCAGCTCAATGGTCATTTCAACGTTATCACCTGGCATCACCATCTCCACATCTTGAGGAAGCTCAACAGTCCCTGTCACATCTGTGGTACGGATATAAAGCTGAGGACGGTACCCGGTAAAGAAGGGTTTATGACGTCCACCTTCTTCTTTAGTCTGAATGTAAACAGGCCCTTTAAATTTTGTATGCGGAGTGCAAGCACCTGGAGCAGCAAGAACCATACCCCGTTGGATTTGATTTTTATCCACACCACGGAGCAAGAGTCCAACGTTTTCACCAGCTCGAGCTTCATCAAGCGTTTTGTTAAACATTTCTACACCTGTGACCACAACATCGCGAGTCTCTCCAAGGCCAACGAGTTGAAGCTTATCGCCCATTTTGACAGCTCCACGCTCAACACGGCCTGTAGCCACTGTTCCACGTCCAGAGATAGAGAAGACGTCTTCGATTGGCATTAAGAATGGTTTGTCGATTTCGCGAGCAGGCTCAGGGATAAACGCGTCTACAGTATCCATCAGTTTATAGATTGCCTCTACATACTTAGGATCACCTTCAAGAGCTCTTAATCCGGAACCACGGATAACTGGAGCGTCTTTATAACCTTTCGCCTCGAGAAGTTCGTGAATTTCCATTTCCACCAAATCCAAGAGCTCTTCGTCGCCTTCTCCTAACATATCTACTTTGTTGAGAAACACGACAATTGCAGGAACCTGCATTTGGTGCGCCAACAGAATATGTTCACGAGTCTGAGGCATCGCCCCATCTGTTGCGGCTACAACGAGAATAGCGCCGTCCATCTGAGCTGCACCTGTAATCATGTTTTTTACATAGTCAGCGTGTCCTGGGCAGTCGACGTGTGCATAGTGACGCTTTTCTGTTTCATACTCAACGTGTGTGGAGTTAATTGTAATTCCACGCGCTCTTTCTTCAGGTGTTTTATCAATAGAATCGTAACTTCTAAAAATCGCTCCGCCTTTCTCAGCCAATGCTTTGGTGATTGCGGCTGTTAACGTTGTTTTCCCGTGGTCAACGTGCCCGATTGTCCCGATATTGACGTGCGGCTTGCTACGTTTAAAGGATTCTTTTGCTGCCATTTGATTTCCTCCATTTGGCTACAGTGCTTTTTTTTCTTTTAAAAATTTATTTTCTGCCCAGAATAGGAATTGAACCTACGGCCGCTTGCTTACCATGCAAGTGCTCTACCACTGAGCTATCTGGGCAAGTGAAACTACTTTTGCTTCTTTTCGACTCGAAAGCTTGTGAGTTTAGGGCTTCTGACAAAAAAAATCAACCCCTATTCACGCTTTTTGTCTTAGCTTATTTTTGTCGAAATACGATGCGCCCTTTGGTTAAATCGTAAGGGGACATTTCAACATTTACTTTATCCCCTACAAGGACACGAATATTCTTCATTCGCATTTTTCCACATAAATGGGCAATCACGACCAGTCCATTTTCTAGCGCTACGCGAAAGGTCATGTTAGGCAGCAGTTCTTCTACTGTGCCTTCTAATTTAAGGGTATCTTCTTTTGGCATATTTTCTTGGGTTGCATTTTTTGACATGAAATTTACTGTGAATGAGAGTAACATAAATTTAGTAAATGTCAAGAGTAACTCGACCCTTTGTGAGTTTTTTTTAATCTTGTCATTTTTTCGGGCTTTTAATATTTACACCTTCAACTTAAAAAAAACCTTATGTTTAAATGCAACTTAAATATTTCTCCTCTGTTTGAACGGTTCACTCCAAAAACGCCTTTAGCGAAGACAGGGCTTTGGGCCCTTATTGCCGCTACTTCTGTGGTAGCAATGGCTGCTTTTTCAGTTTTAACCGTTATTTTAAGTGCCTTATTAGCACCAGCTGCTTTGAACGCGCCTGTGCAGACGCTTGCATTCCTTACTGTGATAGTATGTGAGGTGGTAGTAATTGGCTGCAGTGCTCTCGCCGTCTCAGCCTCCTTTATGGCAGCAGATAACCTTATTGAATGGTTTTATGAACGACGCTTTCACTACTTTGGGATCCCAACGAAATAATAAGCGCATTAAAAAAATAAACAACCTTTTGTTTTTTGGCGGGCATAATCTGCTTGAGTTCTAGCGCCGTTATGTCATCCCTTTCTGCTAAATGTATCGAATTCGGCCTTGTTTCTTGTTTGGCAATCACCAAGCTTTTGCCTGAGGTTCTCCTGATTCTATTATCGCTAGCCCTTCTTCTCACAGAGGAGAGGGATTGATCGCTTCTTTTTATTTTCCAAGAAATTTATTAGGCAGGTTTTGTTGCTCGAATTTCTATGGCTAAAGCCAAAAAGGTTTCGGCCACGCTTTTAAAGCTAGGGATTTCCCTTGTTTTCCCTTATTCTTTATTCTTTTTTTCGAATAATTGCCTGAATGACTCTTGCGTTTCCTGATCAGCTATTGAAAAATCGGCAACCAGATTTTTTTCAGCCAATTTAGTTAATCCATTCAAAGACTCCCCTAAAATGAGTTGCTTACCCTCTATCTCCACCACATATACCCACGATTTAGGGCTAAGAGAACGGCGATCGAGAATTTTAATCATGCTGGTTACATTATCTTGTAAAAAGCGCGTATAAACGATCTTCTTCACGGCCCAGGAAAGAAAAAGAAGCGCTGAAACGATCAGCCCT
This window of the Parachlamydia sp. AcF125 genome carries:
- the nusG gene encoding transcription termination/antitermination protein NusG → MHKWYVVQAISSQEKKAKKNLEEHREHKGMSELIERVVLPIEKVSEVKNGLQKVVEKRLWPGYLLIKMTLTDESWSYVKNTIGIVDFLGGDQPTALTEKEVEEILKDLEDKKQTVTQRHKFNVGDRVKIVDGVFVNFVGTVTEVFHDKGRLSVLVSIFGRDTRVDDLEFMQVEEISADAENT
- the secE gene encoding preprotein translocase subunit SecE, which translates into the protein MEVKKTQQVSEVSPKESSVTTKKDFGFLENIKAEFQKITWTSQEELLAYAKIVVGATFAFGIGIYIMDVFIQTILAGLGNVVHLIAG
- the tuf gene encoding elongation factor Tu, translating into MAAKESFKRSKPHVNIGTIGHVDHGKTTLTAAITKALAEKGGAIFRSYDSIDKTPEERARGITINSTHVEYETEKRHYAHVDCPGHADYVKNMITGAAQMDGAILVVAATDGAMPQTREHILLAHQMQVPAIVVFLNKVDMLGEGDEELLDLVEMEIHELLEAKGYKDAPVIRGSGLRALEGDPKYVEAIYKLMDTVDAFIPEPAREIDKPFLMPIEDVFSISGRGTVATGRVERGAVKMGDKLQLVGLGETRDVVVTGVEMFNKTLDEARAGENVGLLLRGVDKNQIQRGMVLAAPGACTPHTKFKGPVYIQTKEEGGRHKPFFTGYRPQLYIRTTDVTGTVELPQDVEMVMPGDNVEMTIELIQPVAVEKGMRFAIREGGRTIGAGTVSEIIK
- the infA gene encoding translation initiation factor IF-1; protein product: MPKEDTLKLEGTVEELLPNMTFRVALENGLVVIAHLCGKMRMKNIRVLVGDKVNVEMSPYDLTKGRIVFRQK
- a CDS encoding flagellar biosynthetic protein FliO translates to MRLSTLLFIFFCLLSPTSSWSGEVSDGGAKSSSSVGPLSSALHKKTDAVLLDEAFQQELKAIANENSPFWKNFIYMVFVLGLIVSALLFLSWAVKKIVYTRFLQDNVTSMIKILDRRSLSPKSWVYVVEIEGKQLILGESLNGLTKLAEKNLVADFSIADQETQESFRQLFEKKNKE